The bacterium DNA window ATTTCCATTTCGCCCTCGACAATCTCGAATGTCGGCTTCCCCGCTTCGGGAATCGTGCAGGAGGAAAGCGCAACGCCCATGGTCCGGACATTCGCGCAGACTTTTTCGGCAACACGCTTCACCTCGTCGAGAGCGGCCATTTCGGCAGCGACCGCTCCGGCGATCTTGTACACATAAAAGAGCCCGGCGACACCCCGCCTCCTGTTCTCCCCGCCTTTCGGCGCGGAGGCGACATCATCGCTCACAATGACCTGCCCGACACGGATACCGTCCATGTCCGCCATCTCGGCAGCCATGTCGAAGTTCATCCTGTCGCCGCCGTAATTGCCGAATATGTAGAGGACACCGGCGCCTTTGTTGATCGCTTTTGTCACCTCGTACATGACATCGGCGCTCGGCGACTGGAAAACACCCCCGACGGAGCAGCCGTCCAGCATGCCATCGCCCACATACCCGAGGAATACCGGCAGATGGCCGGAGCCGCCTCCCGTTGCGAGCCCCACCTTGCCTTCCCTGAGTTTTCCGGCGACGATACACCGGAGATTGCCATCGACACATGTGAGCCTTCCGGGATGAGCCGCGAGAATCCCTTCGAGCATTTCAT harbors:
- the dhaK gene encoding dihydroxyacetone kinase subunit DhaK, whose translation is MRKFINDPVNFVDEMLEGILAAHPGRLTCVDGNLRCIVAGKLREGKVGLATGGGSGHLPVFLGYVGDGMLDGCSVGGVFQSPSADVMYEVTKAINKGAGVLYIFGNYGGDRMNFDMAAEMADMDGIRVGQVIVSDDVASAPKGGENRRRGVAGLFYVYKIAGAVAAEMAALDEVKRVAEKVCANVRTMGVALSSCTIPEAGKPTFEIVEGEMEIGMGIHGEPGIRRGPIRRADEVVDEMLRRIVDDLPFQRGDEVSVLVNSLGATPKEELYIMYRTVHAMLKEQGITIYRPYIGEFATSMEMAGASITLLRLDDELKRLLAKPVQTPFFEQAQL